The following nucleotide sequence is from Toxoplasma gondii ME49 chromosome IV, whole genome shotgun sequence.
GAAAAAATCTTCATCGAAGACAAACGAGGAGGTTCAATCCAAGAGGAGAATTCATCGATTTCGCGGCTGTCATCAACCAGCACGGTGTGGCATCAGGGTGATGCGCTCAACAGAGAAATGCGGTCTTTTTCTAGTGTTGGTTTCGAAGCCGAGGACTTGTTGCAAAGCGGCATTCTCTTATCCGAAGAAACTGACGATTcaaaagacaagaagcgcTCTTCGCCGGACCACTCTGCCGACGACACTGGCCATTCCGTGCGTCCCGACAGGCGAGAGGCCACAGGACCGGTCTGTGGAAACAGCAGCGTGTCCAGCCGCGAACTGCCATTGAGTTCTTCCTCGATTCAGGGACCAGAAGAAAATAGAGTCTTCAAGGCAGACAGTTCTGGCCGAGACGACGAGGGAGGCGACCATCCGGTGCGCGGTTCGgtgcttcgctctcttgccATAGGCGCCTCTGAGGGAGGCGTGGCAGGCCTCAGCAACACGCTCTCAGGGTGGGGCGAGCCTGACGATCTCAAGCCGCCAACCGAAAGTAACCTCAAGTGTCACGCCAGCACCGGGGGATTTATAGACCACAGTCGGAGCCCGAGATATTCGCAGGTCGGCAACGGTGACGTGAAGCCGCAAAGCCCGGTCACGAGTCCGTCGCACTCGGAGCACCTGAGTTCCTTCCTGCGCAGTCAACTGGCACAGCAGCTGGTGCTTCAGCAGCTTCAACAGGATGACCTCCAGTGGCGGCGCCGACCTGAAGCTAGGGAGCTGGCCCGCATTGGAGGACGCCTACAGGAAGCAGGCGGAACAGCGTCTTTTAGTTCTAACTCCCGCACGGGTGAATACCGTACGAGTGGGGCCAGTGCAGCGTCGTGGGCATCGCGCGCCAGTAAACAGGAGGAGGACGCACCAAAACCGAAACGGCCTACAGGAATTGCATCTTCGGAAACGGTTGCCAGCATTTCCATCACGGATCGCCAGCAATTTCGACCCTCTACGCAAGGCTTGCTTCTCTCAGATTCCGCAGAAGCAGATGCACTTGGAGAAAGTGACGATGACAGTGGCGCCGCAGACGGTTACCTTCGCGGTGCGAAGCGACAACGATGGGActccgaggaagaggaagacgaggacgaagaaggcagcgagcCCATTGACCCCATGAACGACcccggagaagagacacgagtCCGCCTCATCCGCGCGGCGCGGAAGTTCCCACCTTTCCGCGGCGTTTACTTCGACACTCGCCGTGGTAATTTGTCTTGGCGATGCAGCTGGAAGGTTCacggaaagaagcgaagccgcAGCTGGAGTGTCATGAAGTTCGGAATGGAACGAGCGCGTGCAAAGGCCATCGCTGAAAGGATGAAACATGCGCCGCATTCCTACGCTCAGAGTCCGCCGTCATCCATGAACTCTCAAACCGACGGCGAGACAAGTCCGTCCCTCCGAGCGGCGGCCTTGCTTCCAGCCGTCGTGCGTCCTTCCCCAGGGGTCTCGCCCTCGTTGCGGTCTCACGGCGTGTTAACTCCAGTGGGTATGGACTCCACGCGGTATCACGGACCTCTGGGAGGCGGGCAGTACCCGTTACAGCCGTCGCGGAGTAGTCAAGTTTGTGCTGAGGAAGAACTAACATGTGGAGTTAAGCGCTCTCTCGGGACGCATGGCGGAGCACGATCCAGTCTGATTCATGAGGAAGACCACGGTGACGAAGGCGAGCAGTTGACTGCAGTGCTGCGAAGGGTTTTGTCCATGAAGGAGCCTCCGCGCTGCAGTCTACAGCGAAGTCACTCAAAAGCCTCCAAACTGTCCTGCCAATCAGCACCGTGTCTGTGTGGGCGACCAGGCTATTCGAATGGATCCCGTGAAGACAGGAATGCGTTATCTAAAGCGGAGCTTTCTTCCGTCCTTCAAGGTTGCAACTCGCTCCCTTGCGGCGCACGCAGGGTGAGAGTTCGAGAGGAGGCTGAACAGCTTTTTCGGTGTGCACATTCTTCGCCAAAGCTCGACTacccctctcttctctctgctccggAGGGAGGAAGGCCGTCGGCGAACGTCCTTCTGCAGTGTCTCAGAGAGAACGTACGGACCGGTACCATGCTGACCAACCCGTCTCACGTCAATGGCAACACACGGAGTGGCCTAGGTGATGATGGCACCGAGCTGGATGGTGCCCCGACAATTGTGCAGAGGGCAATGACGTTATTGGACGCACCACCGACGTCCAGAAACCGAGAGGATGATTTTCTTCCGTTTGGGAAAAAGCCGAGGACCGGGGCCTTGTTCGACTTTCGTCGAAGTCGAGAGGAAGTGTTCGACGGACAAGGGCACGAGGGAACACGATCTGAGATACACCGAGCACTTCCCGCGGTCGACAGCACGTGTCTGGATGACAAGGGGTCAGACACTACTCTGAAGGGCCCGCCACGTGAGGGCTTTAGGGGGAGAGATTCTGACGAGCGTGTGGACGCCCTCGACAGGAAAGCTGACTTCGGTCCTGCACATGGCAGTGCCGAATATCTTGCAGGGGCATCCACGACTACGTCAGTTGACGAGAGGAACAAACTGTCGATTGGTACCGGATCTGGAAATAGCCCCTGCCTTGCTGCGCAAATACCCGTTCGGTCACCGGAAGCTCTCCTGCACCGTGTTGTTTCTGCAGCCACAACCGCCAGCGCGGACGGTGACAAGTGGATAGATAAGGCACAAACACGCGGCACGAATGTCGCAGGTACGACAATCCAGGAAATCTCGGACTCTGTTGACGGCAGCGTTGATGAGGAAACCAGCGAAAGCTCAAATCCGCACGTGAGAAACGGGATGAAGCAAGAAGTCGAGGACCTGGGAAATCATTTGCGAACGAGTTCAGCAACGTCAGAAAAAACGATTACCGACGACATGCCGGTTTGCCGCAAAATAGGACTTGATGCCGATTCCGCGATTGAAAAGACCGGTGGCGGTGAATGTTCAAGTGGGCCTGCGGGAGTGAGAGAAGTTATTATCCCTTGCGCTCAAGATGGACGTTCAACTGCTTATCGGAGTCGAGAGCCTGTCGCGCCAGATCGCACCGAGTGTATCACCAGGGGTACTGGCGACGAAAATGTGATCTCTGAGCGGGAGCGCGTCCTAAATGTTCTGCAGAACCTCAAAGAATTCGCTTTACCTGTTGCGAGTAAAGGAAAGTGTCAAAAGATTCAATGCGCTTCACAGTCGCTTGTGCTGATTGCGGGTGCTCCAAAAGAAGGCAGCGACGGCGAAAAAAGGTGTATCGTCAGCGGGAGTGATGATACGCCGCAGTTCGCGGCGTGGTGCGCCCGAGCACTAGACGACTTCACGGAATTCGCACGGACAGCTGACGAGAGCCAGCTAGAACCGTTCGCAGTGTTGCTTCGCGGCTGCCTTGCCACGCTCACTCTGCCGTCATACCTTTCGGAGGCCGAACAGCTGTCTTTATTGGCATCTGTTCTCACGTACTATTGCAACTGCTTTGAATGCTCCGGAAAGCAACAGGCCATTGCCCCTTCATCAGGGGACAACGCAGCGTAAACAGGTGACCAGTTGGCCATGAAACGGCTGAACACGGTGCCAGTCCAGTTGTTTATAGTGGTGACGGGTCCTTGTTTATAACCAAAGGATTTTTGTTAACCGGCATCTTCGTTTCGAAGTTAAACCTCTGTGGTCGAGACGAGGTCGTGGTGCTTGCTGGGGGTGAACTCCCAAATCTACAGCGCTCTGCAGGAAGGTGTCCGTATTGGACATTATACAACCCGCTGTTTCTCTAGAGGACTTCAGGAGTAGTGCTGCCCTCAACGATTGAAGCCACGGAGACTGGTGCAACGGCTCAAAATCTGTGGCTCACTCCAGGTCGACTCAGGACTAACCGACGGCAGAATGGAATTTCTCATCCACTGTGCCCGTGATGGTGCAGATGATACTTCGTGGTGCTGTTTCTGTATATCAGCGCGTTAACAGGGTGGGTCATCCGTGGTTCCTATACTCTCGTGAGGTACCAGTGCGCCAGCCACCTTCCCAGCGTATATTCCTCATTTCTGTTAGGACATGTGCTGCGGTTAAGCTGGACGGACTGACTTTCCTTCTACAAGTTTCATCGCCTACGTATCCAGGGTTCTGTCTCATATGGTTATGTCGATCCCCCTGATAGCTGCCACTGTACAGCGCATCGTCGGCGTGCGCGAGGTTGCGGTGTGCAGGCCGTTTTTTTTGTCATACCCGCTGCAAAGATTTTTCATTTATGCTGTTGTCGGCGGCGTGATGGCTCGTGATGAAGACGGCCAGGTAATATATCTCTTGTCAGGACTACACAATCAGTGCGGAGCAAGACTTGCTGTTGAAAGTGTGGAGTCTGACGCGCGCCAATGGTGGCTATCCGGTCTGGAGGATGAATGGTGTCGCGCTAATTGACACACAGGGCAGTCGTTTCCATGTAACATGTATGCCATGATCGGGCATTTGCAGGGACTCGGAGTTTTACCGCTTGGCATTCCGACGTTTCAGGGGGGGGTCTGTTATGTCGGTGTTATGTAGATACTCGCGCCAAGCCATTAACCGCAGGTGCTCTTGCATTCTCACAAAAACGGACAGTCGAGGTTGTGGTTGAAGTGCCTGGGCGTGGGACGCATGTCTTGTTGTTCTGCGGGGTGTTGTTTTTGTTATTGGTTAGGGGCTGATTCCAGGCTGCCGCATTGTTTCATGTTGAGAGACGAAGGGTGGTTTGTTGTGTATACTGTGGTAACGGCTGTGTAAGTGTGAACAAGAGCATGTAGCGTGTGCGGACTGAGACAAGTGGGTTCGTGACTGATCCTGACTGTCTTATGTTTCGTGTCAAGTATTATCTATTGATCAATGTCCCAGCACTCGCTGTTCACAGAAGATTGTCTCTTGTACCTTCATGTGGCCTATAAAAGACAGAACGGTCACGATAGATTCTTCTTATCGAACTCGTAGGTCGCACAGGGTAGAATGGAGGATGCGTGGCACGTGATACTCACGGTAGCGTTACAAGCTCACATATCCACCCGGACGCTGTCTCATGACTCAACATCATAGCCTTTCTGGTAGATGTATACTTCCGTCGCATTCGTGTTTTAGTTCATCTCCTCTATACACAGCACTGAAGCTCACAGTGTGGCTCTCTTCATAGGTGTCGTTCACCGTTAGCACCCGTCTGTGGCACAATTTTCTTGGCGTGTGCCCGGGGAAACAACTATCGCAGGACCTCCCTATCTGTGAGCTCTAGTGCCGGAGCCCTCATGGGGAGACTCGTTAGTTGCATTCGATCACTACAAAAGAGCGGCGTCGGTACACAACGGATCTGTACAGCGAACGAGGGGCAATGGTGAAAGTGGTGTCCCTGCTTCAGGGAACGGACTGGACAGTTGAGATTTAACCGCGGTTTCTGCCACTCTTACGCTGTGGTAGCTGCAGGAGTACAAGATAATCTCTCGACCCTTGTGATGCTCATATTTTCACGTTCATCAAGACAGTGCACTACCATGGTCAACTCATTTCCCGTATGCAGGAGTTTTGTCCCTAGTGTGTCTCTTTACAATTGTCATGTTGATAACTCATTAGACAACAGTATGTGAAGCCTTGCACTGAAGTGAGGTCGTGTGCTGTGTCCCGAATTCTTCGAATCTCACGGCCACTAACATAGCATTTGCGTGCCTGACAATGCACTAAGCGTTGTTGATGCCTGGACCCTTTTTCAGAAACACTTTATACCTTTTCTGATGCTGATTTTATCCAGTCGTAGGTATCCAAATTCGATGTATCTTTCGCAGTCGAAAtacggagaaacagaacaaCTCACTGAAGGCTAAGAGTGCGAAACGTGAGTCCGAGACATCTGTGCACGCCCGTTCAGTCTATGGTGACAAAGCAGAGCTTATAAAAAAAGTTCATCCCCCCTGCTTCCTCGGAACTTGCACGGTATGCCACCTTTTTCCATGCAAGGATAGAACAACACGTCCCTGCATCCTTTGAGGAGTTTCGAAACTTGTTCTCTCCCAGATGGTGGCTATGTTTTTAGACACTCATCTTTTTTGTCTTATTTGTAGCTCAGATCTGTGTAAGAAAATTATCGCACAGGGGATACCTATTTCACGGGTAACGGCAACCCACTGCCGCGTAGCGGTTTCGTAGGGGTCTCGCCCTCCGTATTGAATTCCTGTCGCACATCGTGGTCATTTTGGCGCGTCCAAAAGTCAATAATGGACCTGAGAAAACGCCTTCAACTTTCCTTTTAGCTTCTCTCCAGCACCGGATACACCTGGCAGCAGCACGTGTCGATCTAACGAAGACGGACGCCCGGCATGAATTCCACCAAGATTTCGTGAGTTTGTGATAAGCCATAAAATAATCACTTCAAGTTCTGGGGCGTCCTGGAGTCACAGCTATGGGTagcatgcacagaaaacaAGTCATTCACCGCTCGCTCGTTTGTCACACCGCCTGATCTCTCTCGAGGCAATGGTACTGCTAGTCCGATGGTGACGTCAGCAGCCggagcatgcatgcaggcggcCCGGCTGTTGTCTTTTTTGCAACGGTAGGTTCGTTGTAGTTCAGTGTCGTCACTTCTTAATTCTCACTTCGAGCTTTTGACAGATTTCTGCGTCCCTTCTAATGTTCTTATTTCCGATGTCATCAAACTTGTTTCCTCACGTTAGTTTGAGAAGGAAATGTGGGCCCGCGTCGTTTATAGTCACTGTGGACAAGAAGGGACCCGTTGAGCTGTGTATGCCGAGAAATGCATCCCCCCGTTGAATTCATATATTCGCACATCTAAGCTCCTCTGTGCCGTTTTAGAACTCCGTTGAGCTCATCTTTGGTGCAGCAACTATGATTGTTCCTGTTTGATGGGTCATTAAGCGGCGCTTCCCAGTGTTGCAATTTTCTTCCATGCCGCGGATTTGCGCACACTGCATCTACCCCCGGCTGGACACTGTAATTACTGTCCGGCACAGACCCGGGTAGAATGAAGGAGAGTCCCCGCTGTATTGTTATTGCCTTCAATTCTTGACAAGCATCCTGCGTAGTCTGATCGAAGCCGTTTCGGTCCCTGTCCTCAGCCGCCATGTGCAGTACAGTTCTGACATCCCGTGTGCACAGGTTGTTTATCGCAGGCGCCGAAGCCAGCCTATGCTATCCCAGTGTACATGCGTGTGTGTATGCGTGCTGGGGAAATCAGTTTGTGATCTGCTAACTGCTAGCAATGCATTTGTGAGCCGGcacttttcgtctctcttgtaGAACATTCCCATATTGCCAGCCTGTCTTATGTGGAGACGGTGCAGACTCCCACTGTCTCCCGGTACACGAAGATCTTTTACTGCTCAACAAGCAACCCAAGTGAGATGTCGTCGAGTTTTTCATATTTAGAAGGTGCTTCGCAGTTCTTCGCTTCGGAGCCACCTCCAGTGCAGCTTCCCGCGGTTTCCGAAGCCGTTTCACAGTTCTTGAGTTCCATCAATGTACACGGCACGCAAACGGACTCTCGGTTACCACACAAGCTGGTAGCCTTCATTACGTCAGGCGGGACAAATGTACCGATTGAAGTAAGCTGATCATGGTTATCTGGGTCACTGAATTACAATGACCAATCTTCCGATAACAGCTTTAGAACAAAACATATTTCCAGGTGACGGAGACCACTCCCTGCATTACGGTGGTGACACGGAGCATACTTCCAAACACCGACACGCAGGCACGCACGCGCTACGGGAGTCATGTCAGGAGGGCATGCCTCGTGTAGAACTAGACCAAAACGCCTATAGTCTGGAGTGGCCTGGGTTTGCAACGTTGATTTACGTGTAAGTCGAACAGCAGTGCATTTATGGTCATTTGTTGACAAATATGTCAACTGCAGTCCTCTCTGCCAAAGTACTAGACTTCGACAGCCTCTGTACACTGCTCTCCAAGCAACAGGTGACGGAGCATGTTAAATTTCACTCATTCACTCTAGGTAACACCGAAGGGCTGCGACACGACGAGCCGTCAGACAGCCATTGCCAGGTCGTACCCGTACATCCTAAACTGTACTTCTTGTACGCGCACTGCACTGCCTGCCTGTTGGAAACACGGATCTGTGTTGATATCTCAGTGTAGAAccatatgcatacataacTGCAGATGTGGATAGATAAACATTCAACAACACACTTGCATCAGGTTTTTTGAAACGGCACAGCATATCACCGAGCAAATGTATAGGTTCGGGACTTAGTGTTCCACAATTTCTAGCGTATTCGTGTTTTCATCATGACCGCAGAGCATGCCACTACATCGTAAGAGAGTGACCGACTGTGTTTGAATGGGCGACTGTGAGTCGTGGTGTGCTGCTGCCTGTCCCCGCAGAGAAACACCATTCGCTTTATTGCGAACTTCAGCActggaaggcgaggcgcagCACTGTGTGAGCAGTTCTTGTTGGCTGGCTACTATGttattttcctttcttcgccgaACTCCATCCAGCCGTTCGTTCGCCATGTGCTTCCACAACGACCAGGTCCTGCGTTCCTTGACAGCATCCAGTTGTCTTCCGATAAGGGATCAGTCTTTAGTGGGGAGACACCATGCCTCATTCTCGGAAGAGACTCTAGATCTCATAAGGAGAGCCCTGCGGAGCGGAACGGCGCGCAACAGATGGCATCCAGCAttgacagagacagcacaAGCACTGGAGCTGCCCCTAGAAGCAGATTGAGTATTGGGACAAACTCCTTTCTCGATCTGTCGGCAGGGAATTCCACACACTGCGAAACAGGAAGTGTCGGTGGTGGCGTGGCTCTGGTGTGTAAtcaggaggcagaggcagcggTTCAGGCGTACAGATGCTGCAGAGACCGTCTTCTGTGCGTATCGTTTCAGACAATAACGGAATATCTCTTCCTGTGGCAGGAGATTCTGAGACGGTGCCGTCCACTTGGAGACAGTTTGGTTGtttgcgcatgcgccgctgtctccgactTCTATATTCCTGCCTCTCACATGTCGACGCACAAACTGGAAAGTCGTCGCCACACCCCTAAGCCGTGCGGCAAGGCATATACGGATTCGAGTCAGCCCTGTGTGCCGGGTGAAAGCGATCGAAAGAAGTTCCGCCGCAGCGAACACCAAACGGAACCCACGGGACCTGGGATCGATGAAACATGCATGCTGCCCCAGAGTGGTAAGAATCGCCAGCGGTCGGGGGACTGTGACACGTCTATTGAACAAGGCGAAGGGAAGAGCAACAACGACGGAGCTTTGCCTGGGAATCAATCTGCACACGGTGAAGGCGCAGAGCATTTGGAAAGAGCCGCTGCCGAAAGCCAAAACAGCGCGAGGATAGCGGATCCCACTTTCGGTGATCGTAGAGGTGGCCTGGCACAGAAGCCGCCGTCGGGCACGCGTGCCGGTGCGGCTGACAATGGTATCACTCTCGCGCTTCACCAGGTGCCGAAGATGCTCGGCCTCGTGAAACATTTGAATCCTGATTGCGTTTTCATGTCCTTCAAGCTCGAAACGAATGCTGAAACGCTTCACGCCAAAgctcgccgttctctccgTCTATATAATTGCGACATTGTGGTTGCCAATCTTCTCCACTCAAGACACCACACCGTCACAGTGTTTTGGGACCCAGACGAAAAGGCGCCGCCCCTTGATATCACCAGTGACGGCAAAGTTAGACGCTTGGGAATTCAAGAAAGAACAGACGGTGGCAACGTTGTGCTGGTAAGTCGAGACTGGAACTTGGTTCGCGACGAGACCGTGTAAAGAATGTAATACTGTATGAGATGCTTCTGGATCGACGAACTCACCACATCATCTCGAAAGATCCATACAATGTATACAAGTACAGAAGGGTAAGAACAAGTGACCCCGTTTAGAAACTTGAGTATCTGTGCTGCTCCCAGCTTATCGGTGACTGCAGTGTTTAAGAATTATGATGGAAAACAGTGCATCAATTAAGTCTATGGTGGAGCCGCTAGAATGTCGAACATCTATCAACAAATTTTTTATTTTCGGAGGCTCCGATCTGGCAAGAGTTTGGCATCCGTTTCATGGTTCCTTGCTGGGCTTGCCTCCGAGTTATGCTTTCTTCCTGTTTTGACGGTGGCAGCTGTTGGACCTCTTCCCTGTTTCTGCAGGGAGAAGGCTGTATTGAAGCTCAATTGGTTCAGGTGGTAAACCAGCTGCGCACACGAAGGCAGCAAAAAGCCATACAGCTACCGCACAAGGAGGACGTCTAGATTTTGCTCAGGAGAGGAGGCACTCTTTCGCTCGAATGTCGGATTTTGCCCATAGCGTAGTGGTCACCATCTCGTGCATAAATAGGCGGAGTAAGGCTTTTCAAATTTTGCAGTGGTTGTATGAGTTTGTCGATGGCGTGGGCAACAGTGTCACCGCGTCAGGCACGTCATTGATTGTTCATGAACAGTGTACTGTCTAGTGTCCAAGGTGCTTCCGACAGTATGCGTGTCGAGCTACAATGCCAGTTCATCGCAGTAGCCTCTGTAACAAGAGAAGGCTTGATTGTGAGTGTAACTACAAAAACAAGGACGAAAGTCGGTTTTAGTGATTCGACAAATCTAAGTGGTAGGATTGTCGCTTAACGGATAGAAGTACCTATTCTACTTTCTAAAGAGTTTTTTGCGTTAATTGCAACTTTATAAATTTTGAAATTCCCTTTTTTTTCAAAATTTAAAACATTTTTAAAAAACAGATCTACGTCTAACATACCCCCCGCTGTCGAGAGCTGTATTCTACTATGCGGACTGGTAGGGTAGATAGTTGATGCGGAGAAGTACCGTTGAAGGTATCTAATATACAGGTTTCCAGGCTGCCGAATAGAGGAGTGGTACAACGCACACCTAACACAGAATTGCATGCACGATGCTTTGGGAAAGCCAGTTGTTGTCGTTTTGAATCTCGTGTTCCAGTTACTCAGAACTGAAACCTTGCGTAGCGACTGTGGGTATCAGCTGCAGTCAAACCgcccctctttctctttcgtgccttcctctctggatATCAAGCGTGACGGGCGATTTTAAATTAAGATACTTCAAGGCCGAATGCATTCTACACATTCCGTTAAGAAAACAAGTTCCCACTTCCGatatgtgtgcatgtccTCCAGTTAGCATTCAAGTTATTGACAAGAACAATCGCTTAACAGTGCATGTACACAGACAATCAAATGAACCGCGTACTCCCTCCGGCCTCCTACATTCGTGGAAATGGAGGGAACAAAAAGGCGGTA
It contains:
- the AP2IV3 gene encoding AP2 domain transcription factor AP2IV-3 (encoded by transcript TGME49_318610), whose amino-acid sequence is MADGSLVRVTKPKSSRSGAGGSVPPTVSLFTPSLSPQRNGCYGGRARRHTNATPKCVEQVSLQFTVKLSQKGSSGGAEKVGSKVLPGTRLPQLKRSLRRTPPRPAGAVSEGAENTHECSTESRHTSHEHASYPLDVDGSNAFVATDVLKATAESVSTVAAAAPLSADEHPAHERSNVAEMTTPFKDPEEKIFIEDKRGGSIQEENSSISRLSSTSTVWHQGDALNREMRSFSSVGFEAEDLLQSGILLSEETDDSKDKKRSSPDHSADDTGHSVRPDRREATGPVCGNSSVSSRELPLSSSSIQGPEENRVFKADSSGRDDEGGDHPVRGSVLRSLAIGASEGGVAGLSNTLSGWGEPDDLKPPTESNLKCHASTGGFIDHSRSPRYSQVGNGDVKPQSPVTSPSHSEHLSSFLRSQLAQQLVLQQLQQDDLQWRRRPEARELARIGGRLQEAGGTASFSSNSRTGEYRTSGASAASWASRASKQEEDAPKPKRPTGIASSETVASISITDRQQFRPSTQGLLLSDSAEADALGESDDDSGAADGYLRGAKRQRWDSEEEEDEDEEGSEPIDPMNDPGEETRVRLIRAARKFPPFRGVYFDTRRGNLSWRCSWKVHGKKRSRSWSVMKFGMERARAKAIAERMKHAPHSYAQSPPSSMNSQTDGETSPSLRAAALLPAVVRPSPGVSPSLRSHGVLTPVGMDSTRYHGPLGGGQYPLQPSRSSQVCAEEELTCGVKRSLGTHGGARSSLIHEEDHGDEGEQLTAVLRRVLSMKEPPRCSLQRSHSKASKLSCQSAPCLCGRPGYSNGSREDRNALSKAELSSVLQGCNSLPCGARRVRVREEAEQLFRCAHSSPKLDYPSLLSAPEGGRPSANVLLQCLRENVRTGTMLTNPSHVNGNTRSGLGDDGTELDGAPTIVQRAMTLLDAPPTSRNREDDFLPFGKKPRTGALFDFRRSREEVFDGQGHEGTRSEIHRALPAVDSTCLDDKGSDTTLKGPPREGFRGRDSDERVDALDRKADFGPAHGSAEYLAGASTTTSVDERNKLSIGTGSGNSPCLAAQIPVRSPEALLHRVVSAATTASADGDKWIDKAQTRGTNVAGTTIQEISDSVDGSVDEETSESSNPHVRNGMKQEVEDLGNHLRTSSATSEKTITDDMPVCRKIGLDADSAIEKTGGGECSSGPAGVREVIIPCAQDGRSTAYRSREPVAPDRTECITRGTGDENVISERERVLNVLQNLKEFALPVASKGKCQKIQCASQSLVLIAGAPKEGSDGEKRCIVSGSDDTPQFAAWCARALDDFTEFARTADESQLEPFAVLLRGCLATLTLPSYLSEAEQLSLLASVLTYYCNCFECSGKQQAIAPSSGDNAA
- a CDS encoding DNA /pantothenate metabolism flavoprotein (encoded by transcript TGME49_318600); translated protein: MSSSFSYLEGASQFFASEPPPVQLPAVSEAVSQFLSSINVHGTQTDSRLPHKLVAFITSGGTNVPIERNTIRFIANFSTGRRGAALCEQFLLAGYYVIFLSSPNSIQPFVRHVLPQRPGPAFLDSIQLSSDKGSVFSGETPCLILGRDSRSHKESPAERNGAQQMASSIDRDSTSTGAAPRSRLSIGTNSFLDLSAGNSTHCETGSVGGGVALVCNQEAEAAVQAYRCCRDRLLCVSFQTITEYLFLWQEILRRCRPLGDSLVVCACAAVSDFYIPASHMSTHKLESRRHTPKPCGKAYTDSSQPCVPGESDRKKFRRSEHQTEPTGPGIDETCMLPQSGKNRQRSGDCDTSIEQGEGKSNNDGALPGNQSAHGEGAEHLERAAAESQNSARIADPTFGDRRGGLAQKPPSGTRAGAADNGITLALHQVPKMLGLVKHLNPDCVFMSFKLETNAETLHAKARRSLRLYNCDIVVANLLHSRHHTVTVFWDPDEKAPPLDITSDGKVRRLGIQERTDGGNVVLGEGCIEAQLVQVVNQLRTRRQQKAIQLPHKEDV